The genome window CAGTTTGGGGGTTTACTTTGTGTCAACCCTTGCGCACTGGCAATCTTCCGGGCGGGGATTGGCTTGATCATCCCGGCGAATGACGACAATGCTCGTGTCATCCGTCTGGCTGGCCAGACCGACAAAACGACGCCGCCAGGTCATCAGCGAGCGAATAAAGGCCTCGGAACTGTGCGTGCAGGTCTTGCCGATGGCCTCAAAAAACCGCTCTTTGCCCCAACTTTCCCCTTCAAAATTCATCGCATCAATCAATCCATCGGTGTAAAGAATCAGCAGGTCATCCTGGACAAAGGGGATCGTTTGTATCGAATACTCTGCATCCGGCCAGACCCCTAATACCAGACCTCCCTGCTCCAGTTCGAGCAGCTCTTTGCCGTGCCGAAGCAGCCCAGGCTCATGCCCGCAGTTGCAATAGGTCAGGGTATTTTCTTTCGTATCAATCCGGGCCATAAAAAGCGTGATAAACTCTCCATCCCGGCATTCCCGGCAGGCCGTTCGATTCAGCCGGGCGATGACCTCCTGCATGCTGTGCCGGCCGTATCCGCCGTCCGCGTAGGCCCGAAGCGTCCCGCGGAACATACTCATCATAATCGCCGCGGGCACCCCCTTGCCGATGACGTCGGCAATCCCGACAATCAGCGTGTGGTCATCCAGCTGCAGAAAATCATACAAATCCCCGCCGATTTCATAGCAGGGCTGATACCGCGCCTGAATATCCAGTCCCTTCATACAGGGGGCCTTTTCGGGAATCATTCGACGCTGGATAACCGCCGCCAGACGCATCTGCTCAGCCATCCGGGCCCCTTCGAGGGCCTCCGCGTACAAGCGGGCGTTGGTAATCGCCACAGCACACTGGGTCGCCACCAGCCGGGCCAGACGAATTGCATTCTCATCAAACCGATTCGGTTCCGGACTATACAGCCGCAACACTCCCAGCGGCTTGTCGCGGAAAATCATTGCCACCGTCAGCTGGCTGATGAGCCCCTCTCGAATGGTGGCCTCCCGGTACTGCACTCGGCTGTCCACCCGCATATCATCCAGCACCACCGCCTTGCCCTCAAAGGCCTCTTTGACCACGGGGTCATCCTTGGTCACCGGTCCTTTATTGCGATAGGCCTCGCTTAAGCCGTAGGTGCTGCGCATCTTCAGGTCGCCTGATTCTTCATCCAGAAGCCGAATCGAACAGGCCGTCGTGTTGGTTACGCGCACGGCCGTCTCGGCCAGACGGTCCAGCACTTCCTGAAGGCGGAAATTGCCCGCCACCAGAGTGGAAATCTGGTAAATCTCTTCTTCCCGCTGTATTTGCTGTTTTTCTGATTCTGTCATTACTGTATCCATTAAAGCTCCTCCATGAACATACAAAACCATAGATGATTCTACGTTTGAAGAAACTCCTATTATATCTTTTTTCTTCAAAAACGATACGAAATTAGTCAGCTTTCGATTACAAACCTGACATACCCACTCATACTTGCCTATTCTGCATAGACATAGTCCTTTATTTCCCTCGAATAGCATAATATAAGGACATTTTACATCCGTTGTTCGCCGGATTCTTTCCCGTTTTTTGAAGTTTTTGCTGTTTTTCCAGTAAAAAGAAGGTAGAGCGGACATTAATAAAAGGGAGACAAGCACAACGTCAATGGAGCGTTTTTTATGGAAATCAAAAAAACGGGGGCGAGTCGGACAGAACGCAGGGCTTTTACGCTGATAGAACTTCTGGTTGTAATCGCCATTATCGCTGTTTTGCTGTCGGTACTGCTGCCGGCCCTAAAAAAGGCCAAATATCAGGCCCGAATGATGGTAGATCGAAACAACCTAAAGACTCTCGGGACCGCCATGCAGGTCTATTTGACCCATAATAAAAACCGTTTTTTCCCTTACCCGGACAATACCACGAGTGTTCTTTGGCTGGATGCTATCGGACAAAATGTCGGAAACGTGGATGAAGTTCGATTCTGTCCGGAAACTGAATCACAGCTGAAAACCGTTGAAAATGAATACAACGGCTCAACGAGTTTGTGGGGTACATCCCTGCGGCCGTGGCTGTGGAATTATTCGGCTCAGTCGCATAAACGCTATGAAACCGGCAGTTACGGCTTCAACGGCTGGTTTTACGGCGATGCCAACCGCTGGGTGCCGACATCGATGCAGAACTATCCCTATGCCAGCTTAAACGATGTGAAAGCCGCCGGCGAAGCCCCTGTTTTCCTCGATGCCAACTGGGTGGACGGCTGGCCGCAAAATACCAACACCCTGCCTGCTAATGCCGTTTCCGGGACCACCAACTTTTACGACACCGGCGACCAGACCGGCGGAACGACCGAACGGGCCATCGGACGTTTTGTCCTGAACCGCCACGGACGAAAAACCAATGTGGCTTTTCTGGATATGCACGTGGACACCCTGGTCCATGAGCAGCTCTGGACGCTGGCCTGGCACAAAGGGTCAAAACCCAATTATTCGCCTGTGCTGCCCAAACCGCTGCCGAAAGAAAAATAACCCGCCCCGTTATTCAAACAGAGCCCCCGAAAGGGCAATCCGGGCCAGAGAAGGATACCGGGCCAGCAGGCTGTCAGGCACGCGCTGTTTCAGTCCGGTCAGAAGAAACTTCAATTCGAGCGCGTTGGCCAATTCAGCTCCCTTGTAATGATTATTCGCAATCACCGTATAGGTCTTACAATGGGCCGCCAGCCGCCCAATCCGTGCCGCAATTTCCTTTAATTCCTCCGGTGAATAATAATAATCATACCTCTCATCGCGGGTGGATTTGGCAAACCAAGCGGCGGCATTGCGCCCATGCAGACGCATATAACCCGCTGAACCGACGGTTTGGTCATCCAAAACAAACGAATCAGGACCCGCAGGATAATCGATGGAACAAACCGTCACGCCTCTGTTTTCCAGCTCGCGCAGAAAGGCGGGCTGCCTCCAGGATGCATGCCGCACTTCGACGGCAATCGGGCAGCAATCCCGGAATTGCTCAATCAGATTTCCCAGATAGCGCCGATTGTCATCCGCAGCAGTGAAATCATACCGAAACTGCATCAAAAGACAGCGCAGCCGTCCAGTTTCCAGCAAGGGAGCAAAACCGTCCCGAAACTGCCGCACCAGTTCCGAATCAATTTGTCCTTCGTGGGTAAACTTCTGATGCAGTTTGGCAGTAAAGAAAAACCCCTCCCGCCCCTGCACCTGCGCAGCCCAGGTTTCTGTCGTTTTTCTGTCCGGCGGACGATAAAACGTGCTGTTGATTTCGATGCAGTCCACCAGCCCGGATACAAACCGCAGCGTCTCTTTGCAGCCTTTGGGATAGACAATTCCCGCCCAGTCCGGATAGGACCAGCCGGCCGTACCAACGGCAATCGAAACAGACTGCTCCATAAACAGAAACCGCTGCGGCTCAGCGGCTGATGCGGGCGGATTTGCCCTTCATCACCCGCTCCACCTCCGCCAGCGTCGCCGTGGTTGTATCGCCCGGTGTCGTCATCGCCAGCGCCCCGTGGGCCGCTCCGTACTCGACCGCCTCCTGCGGGCTCTTGCCTTCCATCAGGCCGTAGATCAGACCGGAGGCGAAACTGTCTCCGCCGCCGACGCGGTCGAGGATTTCCAAATCCTCCCGCAGGGGCGCATCATAAAAGCGACCGTCATAGTACAAAACCGCTCCCCAGTCATTCCGCGTGGCGGTCCGGGCGTTTCGAAGGGTTGTTGCCACGGCCTTGAAGTTGGGGAAAACCTTGACGGCCTCGGCAATCATCTTCTTGAAGTTCGACGGGTCGAGTTTGGAGCAGTCCGCATCCAGGCCGGCCACATCAAAGCCCAGCGCGGCCGAAAAGTCCTCTTCGTTGCCGAGCATCACATCCACAAACGGGGCAATTCTGCGGTTGACCTCCACGGCCCGCTCTTTGCCGCCGAATTCCTTCCACAGCGAGGCCCGATAGTTCAAATCGTAGGAAATCACCGTACCGTATTTGCGGGCGGCCTCCATCGCCTCCAGAATCACATCGGGCGTCGTCGGCGAAAGCCCTGCAAAAATGCCGCCGGTGTGAAACCACCGCACGCCGTCTCGTCCGAAGATTTTCTCCCAGTCGATATCGCCCTTTTTCATTTGGGAGGCGGCGCTGTTGGCCCGGTCCGAGCAGCCTACCGCCGCCCGAACGCCGTAGCCGCGCTCCGTAAAATTCAGCCCGACGCGGGTCTTGCGGCCGATGCCGTCAAACGGCACCCAGCGGACATACTCGAGACTGACGCCGCCCTGCAGGAGCAAATCCTCCAAAAGACGCCCGACGGGATTATCCGGAATGGCCGTCACCAGGGCCGCCCGCTTGCCGAAGCAGCGGCGAAGACCGCGGGCGACGTTGTATTCCCCGCCGCCCTCCCAGACCCGAAACGTGCGCGTGGTATGAATCCGCTCTTCGCCCGGGTCGAGCCGAAGCATCACTTCCCCCAGAGAAAGGATATCGTATTTGCATTCCGATGCAGGACGCAGGTTTAAAGTCGCCATGATTTCTGTCCTCCCTATCGCGCCAGCCAGCCGCCGTCCACGGCAACGGTGTATCCGTGCATATAATCCGAGGCCGCCGAGGCCAGAAAGACCGCCACCCCCTGCAGGTCCTCCGGCTCGCCCCATCGGCCCGCTGGAATCCGGTCGAGGATGGCCTTATTCCGTTCCGGATTTTCGCGGAGGGCTTTCGTATTGTCTGTAGCCATATAGCCCGGAGCGATTGCATTGACATTGATTTTATAGGGGGCCAGCTCGCAGGCCAAAAGCCGCGTCAGCCCCATCACCGCGCTCTTGGAGGCCGTATAAGAGGGCACCAGAATCCCGCCCTGAAAACTGAGCATCGAGGCCGTATTGACAATTTTGCCGCCCCGGCCCTGCTGAATCATCACCCGGGCGACCGCCTGGCTGAGGAAAAACAGCGTGCGGATGTTGATGTTCATCACATCATCCCAGTCCTTTTCGGAAAACTCCAGCAGCGGGGCCCGCCGGATAATGCCGGCGTTGTTGAAAAGAATATCAATCCCGCCAAGTTTTTCGACGGTTTCCCTGACAATCACATCCACACAGTCTTTTTTGCTCAGGTCGGCCGTGATGGTGATGCATTTGCGTCCGAGCTGCTCAATACGGGCTTTGCTTTCGGACATATCCAGAATATCCACCAGCGCAATGTCCGCCCCCGCCTCCGCCAGAGCAACGGCCATGGCCTGCCCGAGGCCGCGGGCCGAACCGGTGATAATCGCTTTTTTGCCGTCCAACTTAAATTTATCCAGAATCATACTGTCCTGCCTTCCTTCCTTACCGAATATCATCCATTGTCAAATGATCCATATCTTCAAAGGTCTGATTCTCGCCGCCCATGCCCCAGCAGAAGGTATAGGCCGCTGTGCCGACGCCGGAATGAATCGACCAGCTGGGCGAAATGACCGCCTGCCCTTCCGCCACAACGATATGCCGGGTTTCGCTGGGCCTGCCCATCAGATGAAACACGCGGGCATTTGCGGGCATATGGAAATACATATACACCTCCATCCGGCGCTCGTGCGTATGCGGGGGCATCGTATTCCACACGCAGCCCGGCTCCAGCACTGTAAAGCCCATCACCAGCTGGCAGCTCGGCACGCCTTTGGGGTGAATGCACTGGTAAATCGTGCGTTTGTTGGCCTGCTCGATGCTGCCCAGATGCACCGGATTGGCCTGCGCCTTGGGAATCAGGGTCGTCGGATACTCCCGGTGCGCCGGATAGCTGAGCAGATAAAATCGCGCCGGCTGCGCGGGGCTGGCGCTGACAAATTCAATCTGCCGGCTGCCGCGTCCGACATACAGACAATCCAGATTCGCCATCGGAAACGCTCGGCCGTCCACAACAATCTGACCGGCCCCGCCGATATTCAGAACGCCCATCTCCCGCCGCTGACAGAAGTACTCCGCCCGCAGCTGCTCGGCCGCCGAAAGGGTCAGCGGCGTCCCGACCGGAACCGCCGAGCCGACAATCACGCGGTCCACATCACAATACAGCATCTCAATCCGCTCGGGTGCAAAGAGCGTTTCAATCAGAAACGCATCCCGAATCTCCTGCGTCGTCATCCGGCAGAACCGCACCGGATCCGGAACATAACGTACCTGCATAGCATCCTTTCGACAAATAGGTTACGGCAGCCATTCCACCGCGACCGGATTGTCCAGCCGCTGCTTGAATGTCTTCAGATACTGCTGCCATTTTTCAAATGTACGAAACTCTTCATTTTTATCCCAGCAGGAGCCGGCATAATACACCACCGGCTTGGCAATCTTGTGGGAAAGCGTCAGGAGAAGATGTCCGTCGGCCTCTGTCGGCTCTACCGCCCAGCCGGCCCCGAAGACAACCCCGCAGCCCATATGGCCGCTGATGAAATCCGTCGGCAGCCAGTAGGCAATGCTCTGCGGGGCCTTCCAGGTCTGCTGACTGGTTTCCCGCAGGACAATGCCCGCCGCCAGCGGCAGGGTATCCGTCTGGGAACAGGTGTAGGTGCACTCGATGCGGCTTAAGCTGCTGCCCAAATCAATCGAAATCCGCTTGACTTCGCTGACGGTATAGGGACCGGCCTGCCACGGACGATACATCAGCTCAAAGACGGAACGAAGCGGGCCGTTGGCCAGAATCTTCCACTGGACAAAATTGTGCGGAGGGAGGCAGACCTTGCCGTCCACAAACGGGGCAAGACCGCCGCAGCCGAGGGTGTTGCCGACTTTGTAAAAATCCCCACCTTCACCGTGGTCATAATGATAAGGAATCTGCTTTTCATTGTAATCGCGGATGAATTTGTCGATGACCGGATACGGGACACATTTGCCCCAGGCGTCAATCCCGCTGGTGATGGTCTCATACTCCAATGCCGGGCCGTACATCCGGTACGCCGCCTTGTCGTTTTCCCATCCGAAGTCATCCTTGCGCTCCGGAATAAAGCGGCAGTACGTCCGAGCCGGTGAATCGGGCTCCGTCATCCCCTCCGGGCGCTTCAGCAGAACAAATTCTTTTTTCTGTCCGGGCTGCAAATCCGTCTGGAAAAGCAGAGTCGTACGGCCGTCAATCTCAAGGACCTGCGTGCGCAGCGGCTGCCGCGTGGAGGCATCCAGCACGGCCGTCTCCTGCGGCTTCAGGTCCGCCGAGCGATTCTGAATCTCCGCCCAATCCAGTTCGATGCTCTCCTGGACTCGCAGGATTTGGGTTGGATTGACAACAGCAACGCGAATCTCCGACTGGACCCGGCAGGCCCCTGCGAATACAATCAATCCCGCCGTCAAAAACACCTTCGACTTCATGGTTCACCTCTCTTCTCGATTCCGGCTGTTTTAGGATTCTCTATGATTCGTTGGTTTGCTTTTCCAAAAACGAAACGGGCTTGTCCTCCGCCGAGGCCGGCTGGAGAAACTCCATCTGCTTCATCCACATCAGGCAGTCCTCCAGCCAGCAGGCCGCCGGACCGGCTGTCGGACGCGTTCCGAATCCGTGCCCGCCCTTGCGGTAAATATGCAGTTCCGCCGGAATGCCCGCCTTCCGCAGCCCCTGATAAAAGAGGATGCTGTTTTCCGGCAAAACCGTCTTGTCATCGTCCGCATGGATTAAAAAAGTCGGCGGCGTATCCTTTGTAATCTGCCGCTCATTGGACAGACGCTCCAGAAGTTCCTGCGGCGGCTCCGGTCCCAGCAGATTGGCCCGGGAGCTCCGATGCGTCCATTCGTCCTGCATCGAAATCACCGGATACACCAGCACCAGAAAATTCGGCCGATAGGACACGGAACCGACGGCATCCTTTACAGCAGACGACAGAGGAATTTCTCCAAAAAACGTTCCTGCCGTCGAGGCCAGATGACCGCCCGCCGAAAAGCCCAGGATTCCGATTCGGTCCGGATGGATATTCCAGTCGCGAGCGTGAAACCGCACCGTCTGAATCGCCCGCCGCGCATCCAGAATCGGAATCGGATGCCGATAGCCGTCGCCCGGCAGGCGGTACTTCAGAACAATGGCCGCAACGTTGTCCCGCCGCAGCCGTTCGGCAATCTCCCGGCCTTCGTGGTCGATCGCCAGATGAACGTATCCGCCGCCCGGACAAATCACCACCGCCGCTGTCGGGGCGGGTGTCTCGTTCGGCAGATACACATACAGCATCGGTTTGTCCTTGTCCTGTGACCCCAGAGCCCCGGGGATGGTTTCCTGCCAGAGCGGCAGAACCAGACAATTCGTCTGCGGGCTTTCCGCCGCCCAAAGATTTGCTCCGCTGCACACGGCACAGATGGCCAGCCAATACCGCATTGTTCATCTCCCAAAATCAATTGAATAGTAAGAAAGTATCCTACCACAAACCGCACCCTTCAACAACGGGGCGAATGGGAAAAATCCGGACATGTTATCCCAGCCGACAGCCATTTTGTGCATCAAAAAAAGACAAATTGCGCAAAAATGAGCAAAAGGCCTTCCCCCGACTTTCCCGCCGTTTTCCGAATCATTATAATGCAGCAAGGGGCATTACTCCGAACCCCATATGAGGCGGACGATTCTTTGGGACAAACGTATGAAAGAACAAACGTATCAGCAGCTGTTTTTCACACTTGTCCTCCTGACTGCTTCGGCGGCCTTCTCCTCAGACCGGCCCATCGGCTTTGCCGCCCTCGACGGGCAAGGCAGTCAGTATCTGGCCGGCGGAACCACAGGCGGAGCGGGCGGAACGGTCGTAACCGTTACAACGCTGGCCGATCTGAAATACTACGCCGGACAAACCGCCAAATACATCATCCAGATTGCCGGCCCGATTATCTCCCCGACGCCGGGAACCGTTACCGTCAAAAGCAATAAAACCCTCATCGGCATCGGCAACGACGCCGCCCTCGTCAACCACGGGCTCAATCTCAACGGCGTCAGCAACATCATCATCAAAAACCTGACAATCCGCGATTATTATATGATGGGCGACTATGACGGAAAGCTGAATGATTATGATGCGATCGCCCTGCGGAATGCTCATCACGTCTGGATTGACCATTGTCACCTGAGCCGCGCCGGAGACGGGCTGCTGGATATGACCTATGCCTCCGGATACGTCACGGTCTCCTGGACGATACTCAGCCATCACAACAAAACCGCCATCGCCAACGGCCCCAGCAGCGGAAGTCCGATAGGCACCTACACCTTTCACCACTGCTGGTTTGACAACACCACCCAGCGGAATGTAACCGGCGAGTGGGCGGATGTGCATGTCTTTAACTGCTGGCTGCTGGGGCTGCGCAGCTACGGGATGCTGCCGCGCTCTCTGACCCGAATGCGGCTGGAAAACCTGTACTTCCAGCAGGGCAAAGACGCCTACTATGAGACCTCCGGCGGACTGGTGGAAGCCGTCGGCTGCATCCTCGATTCGATGACCGGGCTGGCCGTGGCCAGCGGAAACGATTTTGTCCCGCCGTATCCGTATGTCCTAAACCCTGCGGCCCAGGTGCCGGCCCTGGTCCAATCCAAAGCCGGCCCGGGCGGTTTTGACAAATGGATGGGACCGCCGGTCATTCGCATCAACTTCCGGCCTGCGGCCGCCCCGGACGTCAAAGGCATGCTCTCCGATACCGGCGCCGCATTCGCCAATCGGGGAAACGGGTATGCCTACGGATGGAACGCCGACAACACCGCCAACGCCTTCTGGCGTCATACACGCACCACCAAAGAAGGCGAAACCTACCTGGTGCCGGTCGATGCCGATTTCCGCCGCAACGCCTTCCTCACAACCGCCTCCGCAAGCCGGTTCTGGGAAATCGCACTCCCGAACGGCTGGTACCACATCACCCTGATGTGCGGCGACCCGGGCGATCCAAGAAACATCTTTCCCGAAAACAATATCCCGCGGCTCAACAGCGTCCTGCTCGAAGGCATCCTGTTCGAAGACTCGGATGGGGCCGTTCTGTGGGATTATGACGAATATCAGGCGGTGGTGCAGGTTTCAGACGGCCGGCTGACGATTGCACAGGCGCCGGGCAGTTCCGACTCCGCCGCCCTGGGTTTTGTTGAAATCCGTCCGGCGATGACGCCGGTCTCCCCGGCCGCTCGCGGGCCGGGACTGGCCTGTCGAATCTATCCGGGCAGCTGGTCGTTCCTGCCGGATTTTGACTCCCTGTCTCCCGCGGCGAAAGGAGCCGTCCGCGATTTCAATCTCAGCTCCCTGTCGGTCCCGCCTCCCTTCGGGGCGGTGCTGGAAGGTTATCTGAACGTTCCCGAAGACGGCTGGTACACCTTTTTTGTCAGCAGCTCCGACGGAAGCCGTCTATTTGTCCATTCCATCGAAGTCGTCGATAATGACGGAGTCCACGGCCCGCAGGAGGCCGCCGGCTCCATCCTGCTCCAAGCCGGTCTGCATCCGATTCGGGTCGAATGCTTCACCCGCGGCACTGCGAATCCGGCCGTCTCCTGGTCCGGCCCTTCGTTCGCCAAGCGTCCGCTCGAGGCCGAACGCCTGACGCGGGACTGGCTGTATGGAGATTTTACCGGCAGCGGACGAGTCGATCTGGAAGACCTGTCCTGCCTGGCTGAACAATGGCTGCAGGAAGCCGGCTGGGAAAGAGACGGCGGACGCATCGACCTGTCCGTCTTTGCTCGAACGGCTCAAAACTGGCTGGCGGAAACCCCCTGAGAACTGCCTGGCGTCAATTGGTGAATCTGCTCAGAAAAAAGGTCCGTATGAACACAAAAAAGCAATGTTGGTTCTGGCTGGTTTGTCTGTTTGTATTTCCATCTTTCTCATCCGCTCAGCCGCTGCGGATTGACCTGGACGTACGGCGGGATTCAACCGCCGCCGGATTTGAGTCCTGGCGGCCTGAAGAGGGGTTCCAACGGTCTTTCGGCAATGTCAAAATCTCCTTTGAGCTGCTCGAGCCGCCTGCGGGGACGAAGCTGACAATCGGCTGGCACAACAAAGACGGCCTGAAGGGCTACAAACTGGCGATGGACTGCCTGTATGCGCAGAAAGAGGATGGGAAAAATACGCACCCGAGCTTTGCCGGCGGAACCATCCGGATGACGCTGGAGGGGCTTTCTCCCGGACGGCATACCCTGTTGACTTATCACAACGCCCCCTGGCCCGCAGAGCGGTTTGGAAAGACCATCAGTCCCTGCCGAATCCGCCTCAATGGTCAGACTCTCCGGACAATCCAGCCCAGCCAGGCCACCGCAGATGACCGGCTCATCACAACGGCCTTTTTCGAAATCACCGCCGAAGACGGCAAACCGGTGATAATTGATCTGGAACCGACTGGAAAGCCGGAGGAACAGATTTGCACGGCGGTCTTAAACGGCTTGGAAATCGACCGTCCGTATGCCCCCGGCTCCGTGCCGGAAAACCCGATTCCATCAGACGGCGATTTTCACGTCTTTGCCCACAATGACCTACCCAGTCCCGGTTCGGCCGGCAAAGGCCGCACCGAATTGAGATGGTCCGCCGCTCAGGGGGCCGCTTTTTATGATGTGTATCTCGGCACAGACCGCTTATCCGTCGAAAAGGCCTCTTTAACCGATTCAGCAATTTACAAAGGGCGCCTGCCGGCCGGACAAACCGCGTTTCCCGCCGAAAATCTCCACAGCAAAGACACCTACTTCTGGCGGGT of Anaerohalosphaeraceae bacterium contains these proteins:
- a CDS encoding type II secretion system protein, coding for MEIKKTGASRTERRAFTLIELLVVIAIIAVLLSVLLPALKKAKYQARMMVDRNNLKTLGTAMQVYLTHNKNRFFPYPDNTTSVLWLDAIGQNVGNVDEVRFCPETESQLKTVENEYNGSTSLWGTSLRPWLWNYSAQSHKRYETGSYGFNGWFYGDANRWVPTSMQNYPYASLNDVKAAGEAPVFLDANWVDGWPQNTNTLPANAVSGTTNFYDTGDQTGGTTERAIGRFVLNRHGRKTNVAFLDMHVDTLVHEQLWTLAWHKGSKPNYSPVLPKPLPKEK
- the kduI gene encoding 5-dehydro-4-deoxy-D-glucuronate isomerase gives rise to the protein MQVRYVPDPVRFCRMTTQEIRDAFLIETLFAPERIEMLYCDVDRVIVGSAVPVGTPLTLSAAEQLRAEYFCQRREMGVLNIGGAGQIVVDGRAFPMANLDCLYVGRGSRQIEFVSASPAQPARFYLLSYPAHREYPTTLIPKAQANPVHLGSIEQANKRTIYQCIHPKGVPSCQLVMGFTVLEPGCVWNTMPPHTHERRMEVYMYFHMPANARVFHLMGRPSETRHIVVAEGQAVISPSWSIHSGVGTAAYTFCWGMGGENQTFEDMDHLTMDDIR
- a CDS encoding SpoIIE family protein phosphatase encodes the protein MDTVMTESEKQQIQREEEIYQISTLVAGNFRLQEVLDRLAETAVRVTNTTACSIRLLDEESGDLKMRSTYGLSEAYRNKGPVTKDDPVVKEAFEGKAVVLDDMRVDSRVQYREATIREGLISQLTVAMIFRDKPLGVLRLYSPEPNRFDENAIRLARLVATQCAVAITNARLYAEALEGARMAEQMRLAAVIQRRMIPEKAPCMKGLDIQARYQPCYEIGGDLYDFLQLDDHTLIVGIADVIGKGVPAAIMMSMFRGTLRAYADGGYGRHSMQEVIARLNRTACRECRDGEFITLFMARIDTKENTLTYCNCGHEPGLLRHGKELLELEQGGLVLGVWPDAEYSIQTIPFVQDDLLILYTDGLIDAMNFEGESWGKERFFEAIGKTCTHSSEAFIRSLMTWRRRFVGLASQTDDTSIVVIRRDDQANPRPEDCQCARVDTK
- a CDS encoding alpha/beta hydrolase, which codes for MRYWLAICAVCSGANLWAAESPQTNCLVLPLWQETIPGALGSQDKDKPMLYVYLPNETPAPTAAVVICPGGGYVHLAIDHEGREIAERLRRDNVAAIVLKYRLPGDGYRHPIPILDARRAIQTVRFHARDWNIHPDRIGILGFSAGGHLASTAGTFFGEIPLSSAVKDAVGSVSYRPNFLVLVYPVISMQDEWTHRSSRANLLGPEPPQELLERLSNERQITKDTPPTFLIHADDDKTVLPENSILFYQGLRKAGIPAELHIYRKGGHGFGTRPTAGPAACWLEDCLMWMKQMEFLQPASAEDKPVSFLEKQTNES
- the kduD gene encoding 2-dehydro-3-deoxy-D-gluconate 5-dehydrogenase KduD; the protein is MILDKFKLDGKKAIITGSARGLGQAMAVALAEAGADIALVDILDMSESKARIEQLGRKCITITADLSKKDCVDVIVRETVEKLGGIDILFNNAGIIRRAPLLEFSEKDWDDVMNINIRTLFFLSQAVARVMIQQGRGGKIVNTASMLSFQGGILVPSYTASKSAVMGLTRLLACELAPYKINVNAIAPGYMATDNTKALRENPERNKAILDRIPAGRWGEPEDLQGVAVFLASAASDYMHGYTVAVDGGWLAR
- a CDS encoding DUF72 domain-containing protein — its product is MEQSVSIAVGTAGWSYPDWAGIVYPKGCKETLRFVSGLVDCIEINSTFYRPPDRKTTETWAAQVQGREGFFFTAKLHQKFTHEGQIDSELVRQFRDGFAPLLETGRLRCLLMQFRYDFTAADDNRRYLGNLIEQFRDCCPIAVEVRHASWRQPAFLRELENRGVTVCSIDYPAGPDSFVLDDQTVGSAGYMRLHGRNAAAWFAKSTRDERYDYYYSPEELKEIAARIGRLAAHCKTYTVIANNHYKGAELANALELKFLLTGLKQRVPDSLLARYPSLARIALSGALFE
- a CDS encoding sugar kinase, with the translated sequence MATLNLRPASECKYDILSLGEVMLRLDPGEERIHTTRTFRVWEGGGEYNVARGLRRCFGKRAALVTAIPDNPVGRLLEDLLLQGGVSLEYVRWVPFDGIGRKTRVGLNFTERGYGVRAAVGCSDRANSAASQMKKGDIDWEKIFGRDGVRWFHTGGIFAGLSPTTPDVILEAMEAARKYGTVISYDLNYRASLWKEFGGKERAVEVNRRIAPFVDVMLGNEEDFSAALGFDVAGLDADCSKLDPSNFKKMIAEAVKVFPNFKAVATTLRNARTATRNDWGAVLYYDGRFYDAPLREDLEILDRVGGGDSFASGLIYGLMEGKSPQEAVEYGAAHGALAMTTPGDTTTATLAEVERVMKGKSARISR
- a CDS encoding PA14 domain-containing protein, coding for MKEQTYQQLFFTLVLLTASAAFSSDRPIGFAALDGQGSQYLAGGTTGGAGGTVVTVTTLADLKYYAGQTAKYIIQIAGPIISPTPGTVTVKSNKTLIGIGNDAALVNHGLNLNGVSNIIIKNLTIRDYYMMGDYDGKLNDYDAIALRNAHHVWIDHCHLSRAGDGLLDMTYASGYVTVSWTILSHHNKTAIANGPSSGSPIGTYTFHHCWFDNTTQRNVTGEWADVHVFNCWLLGLRSYGMLPRSLTRMRLENLYFQQGKDAYYETSGGLVEAVGCILDSMTGLAVASGNDFVPPYPYVLNPAAQVPALVQSKAGPGGFDKWMGPPVIRINFRPAAAPDVKGMLSDTGAAFANRGNGYAYGWNADNTANAFWRHTRTTKEGETYLVPVDADFRRNAFLTTASASRFWEIALPNGWYHITLMCGDPGDPRNIFPENNIPRLNSVLLEGILFEDSDGAVLWDYDEYQAVVQVSDGRLTIAQAPGSSDSAALGFVEIRPAMTPVSPAARGPGLACRIYPGSWSFLPDFDSLSPAAKGAVRDFNLSSLSVPPPFGAVLEGYLNVPEDGWYTFFVSSSDGSRLFVHSIEVVDNDGVHGPQEAAGSILLQAGLHPIRVECFTRGTANPAVSWSGPSFAKRPLEAERLTRDWLYGDFTGSGRVDLEDLSCLAEQWLQEAGWERDGGRIDLSVFARTAQNWLAETP
- a CDS encoding DUF4861 family protein; this encodes MKSKVFLTAGLIVFAGACRVQSEIRVAVVNPTQILRVQESIELDWAEIQNRSADLKPQETAVLDASTRQPLRTQVLEIDGRTTLLFQTDLQPGQKKEFVLLKRPEGMTEPDSPARTYCRFIPERKDDFGWENDKAAYRMYGPALEYETITSGIDAWGKCVPYPVIDKFIRDYNEKQIPYHYDHGEGGDFYKVGNTLGCGGLAPFVDGKVCLPPHNFVQWKILANGPLRSVFELMYRPWQAGPYTVSEVKRISIDLGSSLSRIECTYTCSQTDTLPLAAGIVLRETSQQTWKAPQSIAYWLPTDFISGHMGCGVVFGAGWAVEPTEADGHLLLTLSHKIAKPVVYYAGSCWDKNEEFRTFEKWQQYLKTFKQRLDNPVAVEWLP